From a region of the Kaistia sp. 32K genome:
- a CDS encoding SDR family NAD(P)-dependent oxidoreductase, whose protein sequence is MSKELSGKVIFVTGSGRGLGRTMAEKLASLGADVAIHDLDWTGPAKYGEAKDLGEVAEQIASHGVRTVAVTGNIGDPAAVQKMKQEIEAKLGTVNVLVNCAGGDIGASGNKPKPNDALNISFEDIQVLTNNNLIGTMLVCQAFVPPMVRAGSGSVINIASAAAHMGCSPEVVYSTLKAAVVHYTRCLAKELLEEGVRINAVSPGPTKSARFQATRVVDPVKMDSSGKSFNRYAEPAEIADAVAFLAGDGSKFINGQVLRVDGGLTLFPG, encoded by the coding sequence ATGAGCAAGGAACTCTCCGGCAAAGTCATCTTCGTCACCGGCTCGGGCCGCGGCCTCGGCCGCACCATGGCCGAGAAGCTGGCGAGCCTCGGCGCCGACGTCGCCATCCACGACCTCGACTGGACCGGCCCGGCCAAGTATGGCGAGGCGAAGGACCTCGGCGAGGTAGCGGAGCAGATCGCCAGTCACGGCGTGCGCACCGTCGCCGTCACCGGCAATATCGGCGACCCGGCCGCCGTCCAGAAGATGAAGCAGGAGATCGAGGCGAAGCTCGGCACCGTCAACGTGCTGGTCAACTGCGCCGGCGGCGACATCGGCGCCTCCGGCAACAAGCCGAAGCCGAACGACGCGCTCAACATCTCGTTCGAGGACATCCAGGTCCTCACCAACAACAATCTGATCGGCACCATGCTGGTCTGCCAGGCCTTCGTGCCGCCGATGGTTAGGGCCGGCAGCGGCTCGGTGATCAACATCGCCTCGGCGGCGGCGCATATGGGCTGCTCGCCGGAAGTGGTCTATTCGACGCTGAAGGCCGCCGTCGTGCACTACACGCGCTGCCTCGCCAAGGAGCTTCTGGAAGAAGGCGTGCGCATCAACGCGGTCAGCCCCGGCCCGACCAAGTCGGCCCGCTTCCAGGCGACCCGCGTCGTCGACCCCGTGAAGATGGATTCGTCGGGAAAATCGTTCAACCGCTACGCCGAGCCGGCCGAGATCGCCGACGCCGTGGCCTTCCTCGCCGGCGACGGCTCGAAGTTCATCAACGGCCAGGTCCTCCGCGTCGACGGCGGCCTGACGCTGTTCCCGGGGTAA